A window from Kovacikia minuta CCNUW1 encodes these proteins:
- the dapF gene encoding diaminopimelate epimerase, whose protein sequence is MTIEFVKYHGLGNDFILIDNRSSSEPRLTPEQAIQWCDRHFGIGADGVIFALPGQDGTNYTMRIFNSDGSEPEMCGNGIRCFARFVAELEGSQGQENSETPSSVAYRVHTLAGVMTPKLEANGLVTVDMGEPRLLAAEIPTTLTAADQKVVNIPLAVGEQSWNVTCVSMGNPHCITFVEDVAAIPLATIGPQFECHPVFPKKINTEFIQIVRPDYLKMRVWERGAGITLACGTGACAALVAGVLNDRCDRHATVELPGGPLQIEWSKTDNRLYMTGPAEKAFTGMRDQG, encoded by the coding sequence ATGACCATTGAATTTGTTAAATACCACGGGCTGGGTAATGATTTCATTCTGATTGATAATCGCTCCTCCTCCGAACCCCGTCTGACACCAGAACAGGCGATACAGTGGTGCGATCGCCACTTTGGGATTGGTGCCGATGGGGTTATCTTTGCCTTACCTGGGCAGGATGGAACCAATTACACCATGCGGATTTTCAACAGCGATGGTTCCGAACCAGAAATGTGCGGGAATGGCATCCGTTGTTTTGCCCGGTTTGTGGCGGAGTTGGAGGGGAGTCAGGGACAAGAAAACTCTGAAACCCCATCGTCTGTTGCCTACCGGGTTCACACATTGGCTGGGGTAATGACGCCCAAACTAGAAGCCAATGGTCTGGTAACGGTGGATATGGGAGAACCCCGCTTGCTGGCAGCAGAAATTCCCACAACGCTAACAGCAGCCGATCAAAAGGTGGTTAACATTCCTTTAGCGGTGGGGGAGCAATCCTGGAACGTCACCTGTGTCAGTATGGGCAATCCCCACTGCATTACCTTTGTAGAGGATGTGGCAGCCATTCCGCTGGCAACGATCGGCCCCCAGTTTGAGTGCCACCCGGTTTTTCCGAAGAAAATTAACACTGAGTTTATTCAGATCGTCCGACCCGACTATTTGAAAATGCGCGTTTGGGAACGGGGAGCGGGCATTACCCTGGCATGTGGAACCGGAGCCTGCGCTGCCCTGGTTGCGGGAGTCCTGAACGATCGTTGCGATCGTCACGCCACGGTTGAACTTCCCGGTGGTCCGCTCCAGATCGAATGGTCTAAAACCGACAACCGCCTCTATATGACAGGTCCAGCGGAGAAGGCATTTACGGGGATGAGGGATCAGGGATGA
- a CDS encoding M3 family oligoendopeptidase, whose translation MEQTRNQDSLTGRQAFIQLRSIHLGEQEYEPVTTPDGNTASTEAELGALLFHPSAEVRYEAYQSVRKVMKQHNSLYGFILNTVAQDHKIENQMRSYASTLDKQLLVDEVSEPVFRAIMEGTRDRFDLWQRYYSLKGKALGQKIRTCDVYAPWTTESTPPISYKVGVETLLAALDQFDANYARRAEEFFLKNWVDAKVRPGKRGGAFCSYTYGKHSYLLLSYTDDYNSLFTLAHEMGHGLHFAWIGDRQSYFNSNPPMVLAEIASTFNELLLLDYLLKTAGDNPALKKSLITRQLEDQLNLLFRQSTISRLELAVHDRATQGSFDHQFVNQEWRSLYQELCGDAVEVLPEHQYDWARIGHIYFKPFYCYQYTASNIVSLACYQKYLQMGKDFIPGYLELLAAGGSLDQVEALRKYVDVDLENPATIHAALKYVESLLDQLQATL comes from the coding sequence GTGGAGCAAACCCGCAACCAGGATAGTTTGACCGGACGACAGGCATTTATTCAGTTGCGATCGATCCATCTGGGTGAGCAGGAGTATGAACCCGTTACCACTCCCGATGGCAATACCGCTAGCACCGAAGCAGAACTGGGTGCGTTGCTGTTTCATCCCAGTGCCGAGGTGCGCTACGAAGCGTACCAGTCCGTGCGTAAGGTGATGAAGCAACACAACTCACTCTACGGATTTATCCTCAATACGGTGGCGCAGGATCACAAAATTGAGAACCAGATGCGGAGTTACGCCTCCACGCTGGACAAACAACTGCTGGTGGATGAGGTATCGGAACCCGTGTTTCGGGCAATTATGGAGGGCACCCGCGATCGCTTCGATCTGTGGCAACGCTACTACAGTCTCAAGGGTAAGGCGTTGGGACAAAAGATCCGAACCTGTGATGTCTATGCACCCTGGACAACTGAAAGTACGCCGCCGATCTCCTACAAAGTCGGGGTCGAAACTCTTCTGGCAGCGCTAGATCAATTTGACGCTAATTACGCCAGACGGGCAGAGGAATTTTTTCTGAAAAATTGGGTCGATGCCAAGGTGCGTCCAGGCAAGCGCGGGGGTGCATTCTGCTCCTACACCTACGGCAAACATAGTTATTTGCTGTTGTCCTACACGGACGATTACAATTCCCTATTCACCCTGGCACACGAAATGGGGCATGGGTTGCACTTTGCCTGGATTGGCGATCGCCAGTCCTACTTCAACAGCAACCCACCGATGGTGCTGGCGGAGATTGCTTCCACGTTTAACGAACTACTGCTGCTAGATTACTTACTGAAAACCGCTGGCGACAATCCAGCACTGAAAAAATCCCTGATTACCCGTCAATTGGAAGATCAACTTAATCTACTATTCCGCCAAAGTACGATTAGTCGATTGGAGTTGGCAGTTCACGATCGCGCCACCCAGGGCAGTTTCGATCATCAGTTTGTGAATCAGGAGTGGCGATCGCTCTATCAGGAACTCTGTGGCGATGCGGTGGAAGTGTTGCCAGAACATCAATACGACTGGGCGCGGATCGGACATATTTACTTTAAGCCGTTCTATTGCTACCAATACACCGCTTCCAACATCGTCAGTCTTGCCTGCTATCAGAAGTATCTGCAAATGGGCAAAGATTTCATTCCTGGCTATTTGGAACTGCTTGCCGCAGGTGGCAGTCTGGATCAGGTGGAAGCATTGCGTAAATACGTTGATGTGGATCTGGAAAATCCCGCCACGATTCATGCCGCCCTCAAGTATGTGGAAAGCTTACTAGATCAGTTGCAGGCAACGTTGTAG
- a CDS encoding IS110 family RNA-guided transposase, protein MTPEKIWVGIDVSKETLDVYILPQGLSLQLPNSEAGVQSLIEQLQEMSVHLVVLESTGGLERTVVVGLHNATIAVAVVNPRKVKGFAIALGKAKTDRIDAEVIARFAQSVNLQPQAVVAPIAQQLSDLMHRRQQLVEIQVAEKNRLARASQTVQPDIEEHLKHLAQRLDALNEQIQTLGQQQADWQRKDQILQSVKGIGPLTAALCLVELPELGKLNEKQIARLVGVAPLNQDSGKHKGKRRISGGRTRVRCGLYMAVLVATRHNPVIRDFYQRLLSKGKPKPVALVACIRKLLVILNAMIRDNTLWQTPA, encoded by the coding sequence ATGACACCTGAAAAGATATGGGTTGGGATTGATGTCAGTAAAGAGACACTGGATGTGTACATCCTGCCGCAGGGGTTGAGCTTACAGTTGCCCAACAGCGAGGCAGGAGTGCAAAGCCTGATTGAACAACTTCAAGAAATGTCAGTGCACTTAGTGGTGCTCGAATCGACGGGTGGATTGGAACGAACCGTTGTTGTGGGATTGCACAACGCTACGATTGCTGTTGCCGTCGTCAACCCTCGAAAAGTCAAGGGATTCGCCATTGCTTTAGGCAAAGCGAAGACCGACAGAATTGATGCCGAAGTCATTGCTCGCTTTGCTCAAAGTGTGAACCTGCAACCGCAAGCCGTCGTTGCCCCAATCGCACAACAACTCAGTGACCTGATGCACCGCCGTCAGCAATTGGTCGAAATCCAAGTGGCAGAGAAGAATCGCTTAGCGCGTGCCTCACAAACCGTGCAACCCGACATCGAAGAGCATCTCAAACACTTAGCGCAACGCCTCGATGCCTTGAATGAGCAGATTCAAACTCTCGGTCAACAGCAAGCCGATTGGCAACGCAAAGACCAGATTTTGCAATCGGTGAAGGGCATTGGTCCCCTCACTGCCGCTCTGTGTTTGGTGGAACTTCCCGAACTCGGCAAGCTCAACGAAAAACAGATTGCTCGTTTGGTCGGCGTCGCGCCCCTCAACCAGGACAGTGGCAAACACAAAGGCAAACGCAGGATTTCTGGAGGACGCACTCGCGTTCGTTGTGGGTTGTATATGGCAGTTCTGGTTGCCACTCGTCACAACCCTGTCATTCGAGACTTCTATCAACGCTTGCTCTCAAAAGGCAAACCTAAACCTGTTGCCCTCGTTGCCTGTATCCGCAAGCTTCTGGTCATTCTCAATGCCATGATTCGCGACAACACGCTCTGGCAAACTCCTGCTTAG
- a CDS encoding gluzincin family metallopeptidase: MVQSASTQLDVLDSPQEWDLSDLYKGFGDQQLTQDLEGLQQTAIAFRDAYRGRVKDLTPDQIANCFRELEAIAEKSGYLYAFPSLVFSADTRNAEAKQFLDKVMEALTGLENQLLFFDLELKGLDQAKFATLETATALQNYRHYLSNIARFRPLYVEGR; this comes from the coding sequence TTGGTTCAGTCTGCCTCAACCCAGCTTGATGTACTGGATAGCCCTCAGGAATGGGATTTGTCCGATCTCTACAAAGGATTTGGCGATCAGCAGTTGACGCAAGATCTGGAAGGCTTGCAACAGACTGCAATCGCGTTTCGAGATGCCTATCGTGGTCGGGTTAAAGATCTGACCCCTGACCAAATTGCGAATTGTTTTCGAGAGTTGGAGGCGATCGCCGAGAAGTCTGGCTACCTCTATGCGTTCCCGTCTCTGGTCTTCTCCGCGGATACCCGAAATGCTGAGGCAAAACAGTTTCTAGATAAAGTGATGGAAGCCCTGACAGGGCTTGAAAACCAACTCCTGTTTTTTGACCTGGAATTGAAGGGATTGGATCAGGCAAAGTTTGCCACCCTGGAAACCGCTACCGCCCTCCAGAATTACCGACATTACCTCAGTAACATTGCTCGTTTCCGCCCCTTGTATGTTGAGGGAAGGTAA
- a CDS encoding VOC family protein: MEVLHQNQVTIDQGPVSRPTGRGIYFYDPDGFLIEIRCDPV; this comes from the coding sequence GTGGAGGTGTTGCACCAGAACCAGGTGACAATCGATCAGGGTCCTGTCAGCCGTCCCACTGGACGAGGAATTTACTTTTACGATCCCGATGGTTTCTTGATCGAAATTCGTTGCGATCCAGTGTAA